The Candidatus Polarisedimenticolia bacterium genome window below encodes:
- a CDS encoding ABC transporter permease, protein MDTLLQDLRFAMRMLVKNPGFTAVAALTLALGIGANTAIFSVVNATLLRPLPYAEPDRLSFVTIDRMEHGRRFTVSKADFLILKEQMQGFETLAAVTADRLNLTGVEEPERVSALWVTADFFSVLGVPPVLGRGFAADEDRPGRPPVAVVSHGLWQRHLAGDPGAIGRAITLNDQTFTVVGVMPKDFTFLRPNDVWPILQLTPPTKRPPFLYRLVGRLKPGVGEPQLRAELAAMHDRVEAVWPDPQKTGWSFEAEPLKEFITGGARPALLVLWVAVGFVLLIATANVANLLLSRAATREREIAVRTALGAPRRRLVRQLLTESVILAGLGGGLGLMLALWGIDLLSALEPGTLPRMSEVRIDGGVLLFTLLLSLASGVLFGLAPALQVSRARVNQTLKEGGRAATETRGRRRLRGLLVIGQMALALMLLVAAGLMVRSFMRLQRVDPGFDPEGLLTVQLSLSQARYPEAQQKTAFYRRLLERARSLPGVRGASVSDSIPPDRLGILEMFEVEGQPVPTGQSLPMAEEVLIGTDYFRTLGIPLLKGRPPAPQDNADAPPVAWINETMARRYFPDGDAVGKRLHAGGFGPEDPWITVAGVAGDVKYNGLAADRAPTIYVPYEQQPFWDGEMHLAVRSSAEPASLIETVRREVRALDPGLPLASVKTGEQLLAQAVGRPRFQTLLIGIFALAALLLAAVGIYGVISYSATQRTQEIGLRMALGARSRDVILMVVGQGMRLALAGTGLGVMGALGLTWLMRGLLFGVSATDPLTFALIAAILAGVALLASYLPARRASGVDPMIALRSE, encoded by the coding sequence ATGGACACGCTCCTGCAGGACCTGCGCTTCGCGATGCGGATGCTGGTCAAGAATCCCGGCTTCACCGCGGTGGCGGCGCTCACCCTGGCCCTCGGGATCGGGGCGAACACCGCGATCTTCAGCGTGGTCAACGCGACCCTGCTGCGGCCGCTCCCCTACGCCGAGCCGGACCGCCTGTCGTTCGTGACGATCGACAGGATGGAGCACGGCCGTCGCTTCACGGTGTCCAAGGCCGACTTCCTGATTCTCAAGGAGCAGATGCAGGGGTTCGAGACCCTGGCGGCGGTCACCGCGGACCGGCTCAACCTGACGGGCGTGGAGGAGCCGGAACGGGTGTCCGCCCTGTGGGTGACGGCGGATTTCTTCTCGGTTCTCGGCGTGCCGCCGGTGCTCGGACGCGGGTTCGCGGCGGACGAAGATCGCCCCGGCAGGCCGCCCGTGGCGGTGGTGAGCCACGGGCTGTGGCAGCGCCATCTCGCCGGCGACCCCGGGGCGATCGGCCGCGCCATCACGCTCAACGATCAGACCTTCACGGTCGTCGGCGTGATGCCGAAGGACTTCACCTTCCTCCGCCCCAACGACGTCTGGCCGATTCTCCAGCTGACCCCGCCGACGAAGCGGCCGCCGTTCCTCTACCGCCTCGTGGGCCGTCTCAAGCCGGGGGTCGGCGAGCCGCAGCTGCGCGCCGAGCTCGCCGCGATGCACGACCGGGTCGAGGCCGTCTGGCCCGACCCGCAGAAGACAGGCTGGTCCTTCGAGGCCGAGCCGCTCAAGGAGTTCATCACGGGCGGGGCGCGACCGGCGCTCCTGGTCCTCTGGGTGGCGGTCGGGTTCGTGCTCCTGATCGCGACGGCCAACGTGGCCAACCTGCTGCTGTCGCGGGCGGCGACGCGCGAACGGGAGATCGCCGTGCGCACGGCCCTCGGTGCGCCGCGGCGTCGTCTCGTCCGGCAGCTTCTGACGGAAAGCGTCATCCTGGCGGGACTGGGCGGAGGGCTGGGCCTGATGCTCGCCCTGTGGGGCATCGATCTGCTGTCGGCGCTCGAGCCGGGGACTCTCCCGAGGATGAGCGAGGTCCGGATCGACGGGGGCGTGCTGCTCTTCACCTTGCTCCTCTCCCTGGCGAGCGGCGTGCTCTTCGGCCTCGCCCCGGCGCTGCAGGTCTCGCGCGCCCGCGTGAACCAGACACTCAAGGAGGGGGGGCGGGCCGCGACCGAGACACGCGGGCGGCGGCGGCTGCGCGGCCTCCTGGTGATCGGGCAGATGGCCCTGGCCCTGATGCTCCTGGTCGCGGCGGGACTGATGGTCCGGAGCTTCATGCGCCTGCAGCGGGTCGATCCGGGCTTCGATCCGGAAGGGCTCCTGACGGTCCAGCTGTCGCTGTCGCAGGCCCGCTACCCGGAGGCGCAGCAGAAGACCGCCTTCTACCGCCGGCTGCTCGAGCGCGCCCGGAGCCTGCCGGGAGTCCGGGGGGCCAGCGTGAGCGACTCGATCCCACCGGACAGGCTGGGCATCCTGGAGATGTTCGAGGTGGAGGGGCAACCGGTGCCGACCGGACAGAGCCTGCCGATGGCGGAGGAGGTGCTGATCGGGACCGATTATTTCCGCACCCTGGGGATCCCCCTCCTCAAGGGGCGCCCGCCGGCGCCTCAGGACAACGCCGACGCGCCGCCGGTCGCGTGGATCAACGAGACCATGGCGCGGCGCTACTTCCCGGACGGCGACGCGGTCGGGAAGCGACTCCACGCCGGCGGCTTCGGGCCGGAGGATCCCTGGATCACCGTGGCCGGCGTGGCGGGAGACGTGAAGTACAACGGCCTGGCGGCCGATCGGGCCCCCACCATCTACGTCCCCTACGAGCAGCAGCCTTTCTGGGATGGAGAGATGCACCTCGCGGTGCGATCGTCGGCGGAGCCGGCGAGCCTGATCGAGACGGTGCGGCGGGAGGTGCGGGCCCTGGACCCGGGCCTGCCCCTCGCCAGCGTCAAGACGGGCGAGCAGCTCCTCGCCCAGGCTGTTGGACGGCCGCGCTTCCAGACCCTGCTGATCGGGATCTTCGCCCTGGCGGCGCTGCTCCTGGCGGCCGTGGGGATCTACGGCGTGATCTCCTATTCCGCGACGCAGCGGACCCAGGAGATCGGCCTCCGCATGGCGCTGGGAGCGCGGTCGCGCGACGTGATCCTGATGGTCGTGGGCCAGGGGATGAGGCTGGCGCTCGCCGGCACCGGCCTGGGGGTCATGGGCGCCCTCGGCCTCACCTGGCTGATGCGCGGCCTGCTCTTCGGCGTCAGCGCCACCGATCCGCTGACCTTCGCCCTCATCGCGGCGATCCTGGCGGGCGTCGCGCTTCTGGCCAGCTACCTCCCGGCGCGCCGGGCCTCCGGCGTCGACCCGATGATCGCGTTGAGGAGCGAGTGA
- a CDS encoding ABC transporter ATP-binding protein has translation MEPLIRLIDIEKSFAHGPGRTFVLRRISLDIQDGDFVSIMGPSGAGKSTLLHILGMHDSAFAGEYHLMGEPVHERPPKRRAELGKEHIGFVFQSYHLLDDMTVYENLEVPLTYRNIKRSERQGMVADILDRFHIVGKKDLYPNQLSGGQQQLVAVARAVIARPKVILADEPTGNLHSSQGKEIMDLFKALNDRGTTIVQVTHSDVNATYGRRIVKLSDGWIVD, from the coding sequence ATGGAGCCTCTCATCCGGCTGATCGACATCGAGAAGTCGTTCGCCCACGGGCCGGGGCGGACGTTCGTCCTGCGCCGCATCAGCCTCGACATCCAGGACGGCGACTTCGTGTCGATCATGGGGCCGTCCGGGGCCGGCAAGTCCACGCTCCTGCACATCCTCGGGATGCACGACTCCGCCTTCGCCGGCGAGTACCACCTCATGGGGGAGCCGGTCCACGAGCGGCCGCCGAAGCGCCGCGCCGAGCTGGGCAAGGAGCACATCGGCTTCGTGTTCCAGAGCTATCACCTGCTCGACGACATGACCGTGTACGAGAACCTCGAGGTGCCCCTGACCTACAGGAACATCAAGAGGTCCGAGCGCCAGGGGATGGTGGCCGACATCCTGGACCGGTTCCACATCGTCGGGAAGAAGGACCTCTACCCGAACCAGCTCTCCGGCGGGCAGCAGCAGCTGGTGGCGGTGGCGCGGGCCGTGATCGCCCGCCCCAAGGTCATCCTGGCCGACGAGCCGACCGGCAACCTGCACTCCTCGCAGGGGAAAGAGATCATGGACCTGTTCAAGGCGCTCAACGACCGGGGGACGACGATCGTGCAGGTGACCCACTCCGACGTAAACGCGACGTACGGACGGCGGATCGTCAAGCTGTCCGACGGCTGGATCGTGGACTGA